Genomic DNA from Hydrogenoanaerobacterium saccharovorans:
GGCATATATGCAGACTGCTTTTTGTCCTCGATGCGGGCAGAAACTAAACTGGGGCTTATATAGCAGATAGTACGGTATGCTTAATTTCGCTAAAGAAAAGTTTAGCGAAATAGGAGGGGGTTAAAAATCTTATAAATTTAGACGGCTGATACTTTTATTGTACCCAGTTGTCTTTTTGATATTTTGTTTAAAGCAATATTAAATATGAATTACAGTCTAGGCATATAATTATTATGTAAAGGCTCTCTTATTGAATAAGAGAGCCTTTGCTGCATGATGAGAGGCACTTATTAAACAATTAAAAATAAAAATTGAGATTGCAAATTTTGTATTAAAATAAATATTCTAATCGATTATTGGATATTACTTACTAATTGAATCAAAAATTTTTACTAATATTCAAAAAAATTACAAATACTATGGTTGATGAATTAGGGAAAAATCAAAAATAACTACTAAATTTCCGAAAAAAATAACTAACGGTTTTAGTGCAACTTCTCTATAATTAATAAGGATAGTTATGATATTTAGTTAAAATTAGCATAAAATGTTTCCGAGTCTCTGTATGCGTTAATTTGTTTCTTACTGAACTAAAATCCAGAGTAGCTGAGTGCTGCTTGAAAAATGAAAGAGATGTAATTGAAAATATTTGTTACATCTCTTTTATTATATAAATAGGGTTTATTGAGGAGGAAAAAGGATGGTAAGGCAAAAGAGGTTCATTGCACTGATTTTGGCAATAAGCATGTTATTATCCAACATACCGGTGTTTGGGTTGGATACGGGCGGCGAAACACCAATGCGGCAAAGTGAAATGAGTTCAGAAGCGCAAAGAGGGGTTGCGGATATAGAAACATTCTCTAAGCGCAAGAATTTTTCACCAGATGAGAAAAAGTTTACCCACCGAGAGTACACAGGTAAAACAGAAAATGGAATTAAAAACAGCGAGGTATTTCAGGTGAACCGAGAACCGGCTCATACTGCAAATACTACAGTAGTTTATCAAAATATTGAAGCGGCTCGAAAAGGGGCTTTGGATTACAACAAAGAGGCTTCGGATTATTATCAGCTGCTTACCGGCGAGAACAATGATTGGAAACTCACCGTAATAAAAAATGCTGAAGCGGCTCAGCCTTATTTGGATGCGGGATTTATGGATTCGGGGTATAACCCCAATGGTCCGGAGTGGAAAACTGTCCAGCTGCCTAAAAGCTGGACAAGAGATGGTTTTGACTACAGTATTTACACAAATGTAAAGATGCCTTGGCAGGAAGGTGAAGAAGGCGTATCCGTGCCCTATGCACCCGAAAATTACAACCCTGTAGGGCTTTACCGCAAAACATTCACGGTAAAGGATGGCCTCAAAACCGATGGGCGCAGGGTTTACATTTCGTTTCAGGGTGTAGAATCGGCGTATTACTTGTATGTAAACGGCAAAGAAGTGGGATACAGCGAAGATAGTTACCGCCCCCATGAGTTTGACATTACCGATTACTTGGTTGACGGTGAAAACTTAATGGCTGTCAAAGTGCATAAATTCAACGACGGTACTTGGTTGGAAGATCAGGATATGATTTATGACGGAGGAATTTTCCGCGACGTATTTCTGACATCTCGCCCGGATGTACATATCAACGACTACACAGCGATTACCGATTTAGATGAAAACTATACCGATGCAACTTTGAAACTAGCATTAAACCTAAGAAGTTTTGCTAAACTGGACGATGCGAATTTTAAAAATATTATCGACAGCGGTACGATAAATACAAGCGGTTTAGCAGACAGCAATGCTGATGATACAAAATGCATTGTTGACAGTGGAAAAGAAATTGCAAAAGACTTTTCTGACAGCGGTGATAAAAATATTGCCGTTCTGAACGACAGTGGTAATCCAACTGGCTATAAGGTAAAGGTTTCGTTGTTTGATGACAAGCAGCAAAACATTTTAGTTGATGATGCAATGGAAATCAGCTTTGATGCGATTGAAAAAGGTACTGCAGGTGCATTTATTCAGGCAGAAAAACTAATAAAATCACCAAAACTTTGGAGTGCCGAGCACCCAAACCTTTACACATTGGTATTAAGCCTTTATGATGGCGGCGACAATCATATAGAGAGTGTCTCTCAGGTTTTGGGCTTTCGCGAAATTGAATTTGTCAGAACAGGCGTAGACGGCGATTACAACGTAAACTACCCAGGCGATCAGAATAAGGATTATAAACCCATTACCATTAACGGGCAGCCATTACTGTTTAAAGGTACCAACCGCCACGATACCGACCCGTTTTATGGCAAGTATGTGCCCAAAGAAACGTTGGATGAAGATGTTAAAGTGATGAAACAGTTTAACATCAACGCCATACGTACCGCGCACTACGCTAACGACGAATATTTGTACTATCTTTGCGACAAATACGGTATGTACGTTATGGCGGAGGCAAATGCAGAGTGTCATGCTCTTCAGAGCCAAAACGATACAATTAATGATCATTTTGGCAAATTATTAATAGAAGACCGTTCTGCTACTTCTTACCACACATTAAAAAATCAAACTTCTGTGGTATCGTGGTCCATCGGCAATGAAATGTCGTATGACGTACATAAAGGATATGATATTTTCCCGCGGATGGTATGGTATTATAAAGACCGCGATTTAACCCGTCCTGTCCATTCAGAGGGCCTTTATTGGAAAGGCGGAACGGATATGGACAGCAATATGTACCCCGACCTCAATAGAACCAATGAAAAAACAGGCAACGGCAGAATGCCTTATGTCCTTTGCGAATATTCTCATGCTATGGGCAATGCCGTAGGGAACTTAAAAGAATATTGGGATATTATCCGCAAATCGCCCAATATGATGGGCGCATTTGTTTGGGATTGGGTTGACCAATCCCGCTATATCGATCTGCCTACACAATATAGTATTACCGAAAAAAGC
This window encodes:
- a CDS encoding glycoside hydrolase family 2 TIM barrel-domain containing protein, with product MVRQKRFIALILAISMLLSNIPVFGLDTGGETPMRQSEMSSEAQRGVADIETFSKRKNFSPDEKKFTHREYTGKTENGIKNSEVFQVNREPAHTANTTVVYQNIEAARKGALDYNKEASDYYQLLTGENNDWKLTVIKNAEAAQPYLDAGFMDSGYNPNGPEWKTVQLPKSWTRDGFDYSIYTNVKMPWQEGEEGVSVPYAPENYNPVGLYRKTFTVKDGLKTDGRRVYISFQGVESAYYLYVNGKEVGYSEDSYRPHEFDITDYLVDGENLMAVKVHKFNDGTWLEDQDMIYDGGIFRDVFLTSRPDVHINDYTAITDLDENYTDATLKLALNLRSFAKLDDANFKNIIDSGTINTSGLADSNADDTKCIVDSGKEIAKDFSDSGDKNIAVLNDSGNPTGYKVKVSLFDDKQQNILVDDAMEISFDAIEKGTAGAFIQAEKLIKSPKLWSAEHPNLYTLVLSLYDGGDNHIESVSQVLGFREIEFVRTGVDGDYNVNYPGDQNKDYKPITINGQPLLFKGTNRHDTDPFYGKYVPKETLDEDVKVMKQFNINAIRTAHYANDEYLYYLCDKYGMYVMAEANAECHALQSQNDTINDHFGKLLIEDRSATSYHTLKNQTSVVSWSIGNEMSYDVHKGYDIFPRMVWYYKDRDLTRPVHSEGLYWKGGTDMDSNMYPDLNRTNEKTGNGRMPYVLCEYSHAMGNAVGNLKEYWDIIRKSPNMMGAFVWDWVDQSRYIDLPTQYSITEKSKNVEGITQGGSLQNVNDPKALGSKSYSGYTIMDRKENDRYNQALSGYNKAFTFEVLVKPNSNAKNSVFLAKGDWQMALKTQSSGDGLEFFIYDGNWKSVSASFPDDWLNNWHQVVGTHMINRF